In Nomascus leucogenys isolate Asia chromosome 8, Asia_NLE_v1, whole genome shotgun sequence, a single genomic region encodes these proteins:
- the LOC100592990 gene encoding LOW QUALITY PROTEIN: olfactory receptor 1361-like (The sequence of the model RefSeq protein was modified relative to this genomic sequence to represent the inferred CDS: inserted 1 base in 1 codon) produces the protein MDRRNQTCIYECLLVGFSEHLEQQALLFGLFLVMYLITVLGNLLIILAIGSDLHLHTPMYLFLANLSFSDIGFISTIIPEMLDHISSGIKLISYGEYLTQLYFFGLFADLDNFLLAVMALDRYVAISHPLHYALTMNSQCCVLLVAVSWVITILHALVHTLLVTRLSFCGPNIIPHFFCDLVPLLKLACSSTYVNDLVLILVAGTLLIAPFVCILMSYFYIALAILRIDSPRGKQRAFSSCTSHLSVVSLFYSTAIGVYLCPPSSHSDGKDRVFSVMYTXVTPMLNPFIYSLRNRDMKGALGKLLGIKTS, from the exons ATGGACAGAAGAAACCAGACCTGCATCTATGAATGTCTTCTCGTGGGCTTCTCTGAACACCTGGAGCAGCAGGCTCTTTTGTTTGGGCTTTTCCTGGTCATGTACTTGATCACTGTGTTGGGGAACCTGCTAATCATCCTGGCCATTGGCTCTGACCTGCACCTCCACACCCCTATGTACCTCTTCCTGGCCAACCTGTCCTTTTCGGATATTGGCTTTATCTCTACAATAATTCCCGAGATGCTAGATCATATTAGCTCAGGAATTAAGCTGATTTCTTATGGGGAGTATCTCACACAACTCTATTTCTTTGGCCTATTTGCAGATCTGGACAACTTTCTCCTGGCTGTGATGGCCCTTGACCGCTATGTGGCCATCAGCCATCCTCTCCATTATGCCCTAACCATGAACTCCCAATGTTGTGTCCTGTTGGTGGCTGTGTCGTGGGTGATCACTATTTTACATGCCCTAGTGCATACCCTCCTAGTGACCAGGCTTTCCTTCTGTGGTCCAAATATTATCCCTCACTTTTTCTGTGATCTGGTCCCACTCCTGAAGCTGGCCTGCTCCAGTACTTATGTCAATGATCTGGTGCTCATCCTTGTGGCAGGAACACTGCTGATTGCACCCTTTGTCTGCATCCTTATGTCCTACTTTTACATTGCATTGGCCATCCTGAGAATTGATTCCCCAAGGGGTAAGCAAAGGGCCTTCTCCAGCTGCACTTCCCACCTCTCTGTGGTCTCTCTGTTCTACAGCACAGCCATCGGTGTCTATTTGTGTCCTCCATCATCCCACTCAGATGGAAAGGACAGAGTCTTCTCGGTCATGTACA TGGTGACTCCCATGTTGAACCCCTTCATCTACAGCCTGAGGAACAGGGATATGAAGGGGGCACTGGGAAAACTGCTTGGAATAAAAACATCCTAA
- the LOC100587500 gene encoding LOW QUALITY PROTEIN: olfactory receptor 1B1 (The sequence of the model RefSeq protein was modified relative to this genomic sequence to represent the inferred CDS: substituted 2 bases at 2 genomic stop codons) — translation MSCAPNASHSPVFLLLGFSRASISHTLLFFLFLAIYLTTILGNVTLVLLISWDSRLHSPMYYLFRGLSVIDMGLSTVTLPQLLAHLVSDYPTIPAARCLAQFFFFYAFGVTDKLVIAVMALDRYVAICDPLRYALVMNHQRCACLLALSXVVSILHTMLHVGLILPLCWTGDAGGNVNLPHFFCDHWPFLQASCSDTHSNELAIFFEGGFLMLGPYALIVLSYVXIGATVLRLPSAAGRCRAVSTCGSHLTMVGFLYSTIIWVYFQPPSQNSRHQDMVASVMYTAITPLANPFVYSLHNKDVKGGLRRLLEWGKVDP, via the coding sequence ATGAGCTGTGCCCCTAATGCTTCACACTCTCCGGTTTTCTTGCTCCTCGGGTTCTCGAGAGCCAGCATCTCCCAcactctcctcttcttcctgttcCTGGCTATTTACCTGACTACCATATTGGGGAATGTGACACTGGTGCTGCTCATCTCCTGGGACTCCAGACTCCACTCACCCATGTATTATCTGTTTCGTGGCCTCTCTGTGATAGACATGGGGCTATCCACAGTTACACTGCCCCAGTTGCTGGCCCATCTGGTCTCTGATTACCCAACCATTCCTGCTGCCCGCTGCTTGGCtcagttctttttcttctatgCATTTGGGGTTACAGATAAACTTGTCATTGCTGTCATGGCTCTGGATCGCTATGTGGCCATCTGTGACCCCCTGCGCTATGCTTTGGTAATGAATCACCAACGTTGTGCCTGCTTACTAGCCTTGAGCTGAGTGGTGTCCATACTGCACACCATGTTGCACGTGGGACTCATCCTGCCTCTTTGCTGGACTGGGGATGCTGGGGGCAACGTTAACCTTCCTCACTTCTTTTGTGACCACTGGCCATTTCTGCAAGCCTCTTGTTCTGACACACATTCTAATGAGCTGGCCATATTCTTTGAGGGTGGCTTCCTTATGCTGGGCCCCTATGCCCTTATTGTACTCTCTTATGTCTGAATTGGGGCCACTGTTCTACGTTTGCCTTCAGCTGCTGGTCGCTGCCGAGCAGTCTCCACCTGTGGATCCCACCTCACCATGGTTGGTTTCCTCTACAGCACCATCATTTGGGTCTActtccagcctccctcccagAACTCTCGGCATCAGGACATGGTGGCTTCAGTAATGTATACTGCCATTACACCTTTGGCCAACCCATTTGTGTATAGCCTCCACAATAAGGATGTCAAGGGTGGACTCCGCAGGCTGCTTGAATGGGGGAAGGTAGACCCCTGA
- the LOC100593326 gene encoding olfactory receptor 1Q1, which yields MDNSNCTSVSHFVLLGISTHPEERIPLFLVFSLMYTINISGNLAIIILILSAPRLRIPMYIFLSNLALTDICFTSTTVPKMLQIIFSPTKVIYYAGCLAQTYFFICFAVMENFILAVMAYDRYIAICHPFHYTMIVTRMLCVKMVVMCHALSHLHALLHAFLMGQLIFCADNRIPHFFCDLYALMKISCTSTYLNTLMIHTEGAVVISGALAFITASYACIILVVLRIPSDKGRWEAFSTCGSHLTVVAIFYGTLSWVYFRPLSNYSVTKGRIVTVVYAVVTPMLNPFIYSLRNGDVKGAFMKWMSRMQTFFFR from the coding sequence ATGGACAATAGCAACTGCACCAGTGTGTCCCATTTTGTTCTCTTGGGCATTTCCACCCACCCAGAAGAGCGAATCCCACTCTTCCTTGTTTTTTCACTCATGTACACAATCAACATTTCTGGCAACTTGGCCATCATCATACTGATTCTCTCTGCTCCACGCCTCCGCATCCCCATGTACATCTTCCTCAGTAACTTGGCCTTGACAGACATCTGCTTCACCTCCACCACAGTCCCCAAGATGCTGCAGATTATTTTCTCCCCTACAAAGGTAATTTACTATGCAGGCTGTTTAGCCCAAActtatttcttcatttgcttcGCCGTCATGGAAAACTTCATCCTGGCTGTGATGGCCTATGACAGGTACATCGCCATCTGCCACCCTTTCCACTACACTATGATCGTGACTAGAATGCTGTGTGTGAAGATGGTGGTCATGTGCCATGCCCTCTCCCACCTTCATGCCCTGCTGCATGCCTTTCTCATGGGCCAACTAATCTTCTGTGCAGATAACAGAATCCCCCACTTCTTCTGTGACCTCTACGCTCTGATGAAGATCTCCTGCACCAGCACCTACCTCAACACCCTTATGATTCACACAGAAGGTGCTGTTGTAATCAGTGGAGCTCTGGCCTTCATTACTGCCTCCTATGCCTGCATCATCTTGGTGGTCCTCCGGATCCCCTCAGACAAGGGCAGGTGGGAAGCCTTTTCTACCTGCGGCTCCCACCTCACTGTGGTGGCCATATTCTATGGCACCCTCAGTTGGGTCTACTTCCGGCCCCTTTCCAACTATTCAGTGACCAAGGGTCGCATTGTAACAGTTGTGTACGCAGTGGTGACTCCCATGCTAAACCCCTTCATCTACAGCCTGAGGAATGGGGATGTCAAAGGAGCCTTCATGAAATGGATGAGCAGAATGCAGACTTTTTTCTTTAGATAA